The genome window CTCTGGAACTGCCAAGCAGACGTGGGTGCTGAACAGCCTCTCCACTGAGTAAACGCCTTCGCACTCCCCGCCGAGGCACTGTCGCTCAGAAAGCCACTTCTGCGCACCGTCTTTATCCCTTCATCTTTGAGAGCATTCCCCGTCCAGAACACCTTCTCTCCAGATGCCCTCGGCTCCCTGTCAGTAGCTCTGGTCTGTAGTGTGGTTTTCCATTGCCTCGTGGTGCATAAGGAGAAGAGGTTTCTGGGAGAACTGGGACGCAGATCCTTCAAAAGGAAAATCCACAGGCGGGGCAGCAGTCAGGCAGCCCTTACAGGCAGTGCTCTGCCAAATGCCACTCGAAACATCAAGCAGCCTTGGCGTGGACACCTTAAATCATATCCCTAATTAGCAGGATGAGCCGTGTGTTCTGTTCCCACCTCAGACTGTGCTTGAGAGATATCCAGACAGATTAGACCCCTCGCAGCTTGGATTTTGAAGACTGTGTAGCCTGGTTGTGAGTGAGGCTGGATGGATGCCCTGCAGTGTGAGGGATGGAGACCAGggacccctgggtccaggcgtgAGCCATGCCtctccaggctggcaggggtcaggACAGGGGTTATCGAACTTGACCCTGGACACAGAGGCCTTCAGCAGCACCGGGTGGCCCTGCTCACCCACAGCCAGGCCGCTGCTTGGGACTGTGGTTGAATTTCCCCCAAACCACCTTCATCTTAAAACCTGCTTAAAGGCTAAAGGCAAACAAATCCTTTTTGAAACTTGAGTCCGTTTTAAGACATCTTTttacaaaaatcccctctgaaccATTAGCTGTTATgtcacataatttccttttccTGAGAGGAACGTTCTTGGTGATTACCGCTATGAGGAATTATAAGTCTCACCCTGTAAGAAGCTCTGTTCGGTTTCCCACGGAGATAATGTGGTACTAAGGCGATTTTCTGAATTTCTACCTGAGgtgctttttcattttgctctgaCTGCTAAatccttccccctacccccctttTTCCCTTGCCTTTCTTGAGTTAGGAATGCTGTGTGGGATGGTTGATTTAGGTCTGAGTTGATCCTAGCACAAAGTTCAGTTTGGGGGCAGAACAATAGAATTTACGATTAACTTTCTtcagaatatatatatctttagatgttttcaatattattttgcaattttattctgggttgttttatatttttataatctgaGTATCCCGTGGCCAGATGCTTCTTTTCAAAACTTTAGCTATTCAATAAATAGAAAGTGTTATCTAATCTTAGATTCAAATtaggtttaatttaattttttttttttacttttaaatgtttgtttttaatttgctattttatttccCATTATCTTCCAATCCATACACCTTgggttttattattaaaaatggatTGATATTtgggtgtggggtttttttttttttttaccaactatagacaaatacattttaaaacttgatttATATGGGATCAAAGGGTAACCTATACATATCAgatttctccagaaaaaaaaaaaaagttttctagaAGAAAGTTAAAGGAGACAAATCCCAGGCCCATAGAAGTGCAGCTGCCTAACAGAGCTGTGACCAGGCGAGGTGTTGCAGTAAGAGACTTTAGAGGGCCCTTTGCAAAGTCACCccacttttaaaattctgtgttcCTTTGGGCTTTCAGACAGAACAGAAAGGAGGGTAGTTAACATGCACAGAGCACCTGCCTTGTGCCCAGCTCTCAGCTAACTCTTTCCATTCTTCCTACAAAACACTGACTTattcaccccattttacagatgaggaaaccgagggtCCTAGAGTAATCTGCCTATACATAGAAGTGAGGATTCAGAACCCAAGCACCCTGAGCTGATCACACAGCACCTGCCGGCTTCTGTGCCCAGCCCCGGCCTGGCTCTCCTTGCAGCACATGAGGGCAGGAAGGGAACAGACCCCGCCTACTGGGGAAATAAGCTGGGACTTCCACTAACGATGGAAGCGAACAATAGGTGGCAGTACATACACATAACAAGGGTGGTGCCGTGTTAAACCAGTAGATTTCTTTTCCTGGATTCTGTATCATTTTCAAAGAAGCACTTTATAGAGTCATCTGAGCAGTTTGTACTAAGCATCCCTACccattggaattttttaaaaatcaagtacaAATGCCCGTCAGGCCAACGGTTCTTTGCCTTGTCCCTGTGAAGCAGTGATGCTGGTTTAGACAAGCCCTCGATCCTGGCAACCGAGGGGTCCCcgtttgccttttctttctcttctcttacaCACAGACCTGGCTATTAGGGAGGCTAAgaaaattacttctttaaaaactcCCCATCGCCAGACAGCAGTGAAATGTGTTCCACTTCAAGAGAGGTTAGGACAAAGAACTGGATTCCCTGTCTGGCCTGGTGCACAGCAGACACACAGCTGGGTGACCCTCTgtgaccccccccctccaccacctccacgcCTGGAGCCTCAGGAGCTCCCGAAAGTGCCCCCTGCGGCGCTGAGTGCACAAGGCGGCTGCGGAGCCCCACTGGGTCGCAGGTTGTGCTTCTGCCTGGGTTTGGGGTTTCCTTAcattcctctagggcagtggtcggcaaactcattagtcaacggagccaaatatcaacagtacaatgattgaaatttcttttgagagccaaattttttaaacttaaacttcttctaacaccacttcttcaaaatagactcgcccaggccgtggtattttgtggaaaagccacactcagggggccaaagagccgcatgtggctcgcgagctgcagtttgctgaccatggcgctagggtggggttttttgtttgtttttttaatctttattgttgaaagtattacataggtccttcttttttccccattgacctttagGGTGAACTGcagtgtgtgtttttcttaatgACAGAAGTGAGCTCCCTTGGTTGGCTTTTGGCAACTGCCTTACCTAAAATTTTCCTTCAGTTGACCCTCTTCTGTCTatttgagggagagaggagtCTTCAGAGAACTGTGGCCGGGGTGCTGGCTCGGAGAGCGTCCTTGGACTGTCCCCAGGGGGCAGGACACTAGATGACACCATGCGGCTTCACGTGGCCGAGGACCCCCATCATCTTCGTCGACGGGAATATAAACTCAGTGACTCACCCATTCTTATTGGGCACCAACTGTGTGTTTGGTATTGTGCTGGGGGCTCTAATATGTGGACTAAATTATTTTTCACCTACTGTGAAATGAGTGTGGGAAAAGGTAATACAGCATCAGTAAAAGTTGTGATTTTATCACTTACCCAGTGATCAAGTGATCAAGTGATCATTAATATCCTCTGGTATGTTATTGCTGAGGAATCAAGAGTCATATTGGTCACCCACTTCTCCACGTGAAGAATACATAAACCTGCTTTTTATTAGCAAAACCAGACAGTTCTATTGGGTGCGCCCAGATGGCAAATAGCTGAGTGGATTGGTGTCCTGTCTGCTTCTGCCCAGCCTACAGAGTGGGATGAACCTGCAGATCTGCTTTGTCAACGACAGCGGCAGTGACAAGGACAGCGATGCGGATGACAGCAAGACGGAAACCAGCCTGGACACCCCCTTGTCGCCCATGGTGAGTCAGAGCTGCCGCCGAAGCTCAGTGTGTGTGCTTTGCTGGCCATTCAGCCTCTTGGCATTTCCTGACGTGGCATGCTCCCAAGATGGGACAGTGATTGGAAACCCAAACCTGTGATACAGCCGCGCTACATAAGCTCTGTTAAAGTTAGCAACTACTTTCATGTTAAACCGTAAGAGAAATTGCACGTGtcctaaaaaatttaaaggacaaTATGCTACACACCAATCCTTCCCCCCTGGGTGTAGAAATATATGAGCACAGACCAGCAGTAGGACACGTTTTAAAAGGATGGGCGGCAGGGCCCAGGGGAAAGCTCATGCATAGAGGTGATGCTCAGAGAAACCAGCAGGATGCAGTGTGCATCGTATTCCTTACTCACTCCTCGCACACGTACCATAAAGACTGCCTTCTGATCATGGGAGCTTGTTGCTGGGATTCTTGCCACTCGGTGAGGTCTGCGCATCTCTTTTCTCACCAGCCAATCGTGTTTTCTTACCAAGGAACCCGTGTTGGTCACTGGGTACCTGAGATCCTGTCCAACTCCTGAGAGCAACACGCTGCCTTAGCTCTGGGTTAAATATGTTGCTGTGTCTTGGGAGACCAAATCAAAGAAATGTCTCAATCAAAGTGTGTCATAAATCTGTTCCTCCtcctatttatttactagaggcccgatgcacgaaatctgtgcaaggggcttgaccctcgcagccccagctgtccCGGCTGGCCCTCCAAGCCccggccggccctcacagcctgaCTTCATCCggaggtcatccggatggtcattctgctgttcggtctagttagcatattagctctttattatataggattctgttaCACTTTATGCTAAAATCACTGTCTGGTATCGACACTGAGGCAATAAACTACCTTTTTACTTGAGACTGGTACAGGTCAAATCGTGCGGCGAGCTGAGTGGATGGAGGGGAGTCTTGGGAGGGCTCAGGGGGTGctctggcccctctccccagatGCTACCCGGCATGCAAAGCTCAGGGCTGCTCTTTTTCCCTCCGCAGAGCAAACAGAGCTCTTCCTATTCCGATAGAGACACTACTGAAGAGGAATCTGAATCCTTAGATGATATGGATTTCCTCACCAGGCAAAAGAAATTGCAGGCTGAAGCCAAAATGGCCCTCGCCATGGCCAAACCCATGGCCAAAATGCAAGTAGAAGTGGAAAAACAGAACAGGAAAAAGTCTCCCGTCGCTGACCTAGTAAGTAGCAAACGCTGAAACGCAAGTGCGTGCCTGGTGGCTGCAAAGGGTTGGCGCTGCCCCGCTCCTTTACCAGAGTTATGCAAACTTGGGTTTCTCCAAGGCAGTTTGTAAGAAATACTGTCATTGAGAAATACttaagtttgtttctttttcctttctgctgCATCACTGAAAGACACATAAGCAGCAGATTTCACAAAAGTAAACTTGGCTCTTGATTCAGATCTGCTGTGTTTGTTAGGGACAATGTTAGCTGTCAGGGGACCATTTAAATTCCTTTAAAGCGATTTCAGTTTAAGAACCCATTGGTTGTGGCAGACTCACTACTGCTATGCTCTCGGTCCCGCCTCTCAACAAAGACAGTGTAGCCTAGTGGACAAGAGCCCGGCGCTTTGGAGTTTAGATCTATCTCTGCCACAGACCTACTGTGGGGCTCTGGTCAGGTTACAGAACGCTcggcttcctcatctataaaatgggtataagcAATAACACCTGTGTCAGAGCACATAGCACAGTGCTTGGGGCATGCTATGAATTAATACATGGCTGATATTATTAATTTCATCCATGTCATCGATATTATTTGAGCTCCCCGGTAATTCATTTGTGTATAGAGGAATGGACTCATGGTTGCCACAGCCTGTGTAAGAGCCAGTCTGAAAGCTTTTGGTCTGAGTAGGATAGCATTTTGATGCTGACAGTGTTTCAGACATGGTGGTGTGTACCTGAGATGGTTAGAGAAGGTTAGCCTGGGAAAGCTTCTAAGGCCAGAACTTGAAGTGGGTGAATGAGAGGGGCAGTCTTTATGGGGAAAACTGGGTCTTGGGTTCAGTGTACTTGCTGCTCTGTTCACACGTCCATCTCTTCCCTCTGTCTCCGCAGCTGCCACACATGCCTCATATAAGCGAATGCTTGATGAAGAGGAGTTTAAAGCCCGCTGACCTGAGAGACATGACTATTGGGCAGCTACAAGTGATAGTCAACGATCTCCATTCTCAGATAGAAAGTAAGTGTAAGGTGTGCTTGAAAATGGGATAACAAATGGGAAATGCAATGGGACAGCACCACTTCCTCAATTTAGATCCTTTCTACAGCATTTCACTGGGCTCCTCCTGTGGGTGTGCCTGCAAGTTCgttcgtctctctctctctctctctctctctctctctctctctctctctctctctctcttcttagaaATATTCAGAAACTTTAAGAATTTTTCAAGGTTAGgtccttattatttattttaaatagcaagCACTTGGCATGTATCTGGCTAGCAACACCTGTTTCTAGAATACAATTTAGTAGTTACAGGTCATTTGCTATACAATGATATCCTCAACTTTACTGgtacatacatttattttgggTCATCAAACCAAAGTCGACTTATTTGTGGTACTCCAGGTGGTAAGAGTAGATAGGACCAATATGTGAAAATTACAGGGTGATCAAATGTGGGCCTGTTTCCCCCAGAATAGCTGCAGTGGGGAGGGGTAGTGAGTGGGTGGCACTCGCTCGCACTGACTAGAGGTACAGAGAAGGTCAGTTGGTTGGCCCGATGAAGGAGAGAGCATGCCCACCTGGGCAGAGTGGTTAGGCCAGATGGGCTCATGAATCCTTGGGAACATATGGTGGCACTTACAAATAAAGCCACCTGAGAGATATGCCAACCAAGTGCATTCAGACAAACTAACTATAAAAAGCATGTTTAGGAGCTAAGTGGGAAAATTGAACACTGactaaatgttttattaaagatGTATTTATTCAGATACGATGAAGATATTGTGAttatggtaattttttaaaaagagccccaTCTTTAGAAATACACACTGAAGCACCAACAGAGGAAATAATATAACGTCTGGAATTTGCTTTAAAAGAGTCCActaggagaaagggagagagatgagtCAAGATTGGCTAGTTGAAGCTAGATGGACGCATGGGGCATTCTTAAACTATGCTCTTTGCTTTTGTATCAGTTTGGAATTtcccataataaaaagttaaaaacttcATATGGGGGAAGAAATTCCTATGCACAATGCAGGCACTGTCCTGGGTACGAGCATAAAACCCTACCCCCGAGAACACActggaaaaattagaaagaattgGACATCTTCAGTGTCAAGTTAATACATTCagtattgttttaaaatctagaaGAGATAAAGAATtctttcatctgcaaaataagccagtcagagaaagacaaataccattgatgtcactaatatgtggaatctaatgaacaaatggaACTGGAAGCATGGATAATGGATCCATGGCACAGACTGGCaggagccagaggggagggcggTAGGGTGGCTGGATAAAGCAGgcgaagggattagctaaagaacatataggCATGCCCCATGGACCGGgagaatagtgtggtgaaggccaagggagggggaggctgagggaggtgagggtgggcaaagggggtgatgggggtgtcgGCCATAATGTcaacataaaaattttttaattgtaaaaatatttgtaataaaaaataaaattgagagagtttaacattttaattaagaaaCCATAGATTCAATGGATTTCtaaaaattctacattttaatttaGTTGAGTAAATTACTGGGAGTGTTACTCTGTCAAGGGATGTTTTACTACTGCAGCATCTTCCCTGGAATTTTAAATGCTAATAAATTGCCGTCTCGTCCTTTTCCGGGGCAGATGATGTTTTAGACCTCTTAGTATggttctttccctccctttcttttgaAAATTGGAAACTAGTCTGAACTAAAGGCAGACAAATGCATCACTTGAAGTCAGGATCTCTAAAAGCATTTCCCAGGGGGACCTGGCTGAGTCCCCACTTCCGTTCTTTGGTTTCCGGGCCCAGAGCTCTCGCTGAATGAGTTGTTCTCCCCTTGTGTCCATGTGTCCAGACTTACAAGCTTTGATTCTTAGCTGAACTGAGGGGAAAACGCAAGAGAGAGCCCCTTGCTTGTTCATCCCCTTCAGAGGCAGAAGCCAGATTGACCCGTGCACTGATTTCAGAAAGATGAGAAATGTGTCCGTGTATTTTATTCCCAGCATAAGCCCTGAGGAATATTTGTCTTGGTGCCTGTTGTCCAGAGACTTGGGGCTTATTTCCTCAGGCCTTACGCCCTGGCTTTCTGCGAATACTTTTCCCAGAGCAACCTGCACTCAGGGCTGCTCCTTCCTGGGCCTCGGGAAGCCCCGAGCATCCCTGAGGCACCTTCCTCTCCCGCTGGGCACCGAGTCAGGCCCGGCGGCCGCTCCGACTCTCAGTGTGGCAGGCGCAGTGGAGAATTTAATAAACCCCAGGCATTTTTGCtcacgttttttgtttttttgtttttcaaacaaaACCCCGCTTTTTCTAACAAGCTATTTCCCTAATAGTGAACAATTTTTCCCACTCTAATGTTAATGTTTTAGGAAATCCTTTGTACTTGACTCCTTTCCTTCCAACACTCTTATAATTATGCAGATTAGTCATGTTCTCAAATTGATGGCTTCCCCTGAGCTTATGAGAAGCTCATATAAGAATTCTAAATTTTAACAGaaatgatatagatagatgatagatgatagatagatagatagacagatagacagacagacagatagatctGTGATACATGTGCCCAGAAATCGTTACCCATTCTGACCTGGATGAGACTTACCTGGATGCAGTCCTGCCTGTTTTTAagtgctctctcctctctgccccaggcttGAATGAAGAGCTGGTCCAGCTGCTGCTCATCCGAGATGAGCTGCACACAGAACAGGACGCCATGCTGGTGGACATCGAAGACTTGACCAGGTCGGTGATGTTTCGCCCTTTCTAGAAAAGCCCTGGTCTGAAGTTTAAGAGTTAGGGCAAGAGCGTGCTCTGGAgaactccctcccttcctcccatggGTTCCTCACCTAATCCCTGCTGGTGTCAGCTGTTTAGATGGAGGGGAAGTGGCCAGAGCTGCTCCTTTCCAAATGCATTGCTTGTCACAGCCGTACTCCCGGTGTGATGGGCGCCAGGGCACTGGACCCGTCGTAGGGCGCACCCAGGGCGGTCAGCGGTTCTGGCCCAGGGAGTAggctctaagccagtggttctcaacctttctaatgccgcgaccctttaatacagttcctcatgttgtggtgacccccaaccataaaattatttcattgctacttcataactgtaattttggtactgttaatgaattgtaatgtaaatatctgtgttttccgatgaccttaggcgaccctgctagcagttctcaacctgtgggtcgcaactcacaagttgagaaccgctgctgtagagcctaagaccatcggaaaacacagatatttacattacaattcattaacagtaccaaaattacagttatgaagtagcaatgaaataattttatgggccgaaaccggtttggctcagtggatagagcgtcggcctgcggactcaagggtcccaggttcgattccggtcaggggcatgtaccttggctgcgggcacatccccaataggaggtgtgcaagaggcagctgatcgatgtttctctctcatcgatgtttctaactgtctatccctctctcttcctctctgtaaaaaatcaataaaatatattaaaaaaataacaataataattttatggttgggggtcaccacaacatgaggaactgtattaaagggtcacggcattaggaaggttgagaaccactgctctaagccatTCCAGGCTGGCGAGTTTCCAGCGGATGAGCCGCCACGGGGTGGGTGCCACAAAATGGCACTTGCTGTTTTGTGACCTGACTCTTGATCGCATCTGCTATGCCCAGAAGGCAGGGGCACTGGCATCCTTCCACAGTACCAGTACCACCAGATTGCTCTTACCGTGaaaggggggggcgggcggtggggAGAGACTCCGGGACTTGAGTCTCCAGCCGGGCCTGGCTCCAAGTGCCTCGCTGTGAAGCGGTAAAGAATGCCTGAGTGCCTCCTTCCCCAGGCGACAAGGAAACAAGGCTAATGCTGGCCAAGGTCTTGCATTTGTTAGTTTTCCTTGTAGAAAAGCTTGTCACCGTAAGTATAGAAAATACACAAGATACTGCGAGCATTCCTGGTATCTCACATTTCCTAGGCACCTTTCTATAGACAGCTTATCTGAAGTCTTTAAACCAGGAGGCAACGATTACTATCAATCCCAGAACCGGTATTCAGAGAGCAGAAGGCTCGCCGAGGAAAGAAAGAACACTGCTTGTCACAATAACATAGGGCATTGGCCACGTGACCCACCGCCATCCTAAAGGAGCTTGAAAACGCTCCCAAGGACCCCTTCTCGGTGTGGCAcgctgggaaaaatatttttctaaatgcaaaTGCTGTAAAAATGGTCTGGCTGGCAAAATAAATGCCACGGAACTCtgtttaggcttaaaaaaaaaaaaaaagacctatctAGGGGCAGCACTCTGTTTTTAGGCTTTGAATAGTATACTGCTGCACCCCTCACAAAAAtgaccaaaacaaaaaacccaaaaaaacagaaGGCCTTCCCATGCCTCCTGAGCATATTTGCCTGCATCTGAAATAACACTCAAACCGCAATAACACTCAGTAATAGTATTGCCATCTACAGATGTATTCAGGCACTGCACCAACAGCTATAAGATGCATCCCTTTTTGTCAATACAAGAAATTTGCATGCATGTATTAAGATGATGGGAAACCAGTAGTGAAATAGACACCCGGGACCGGCATCTTTGAAAAATCTGTGAACTCTCTGATAAATTCTATGATCTGCCTGTGGATGCAGAGCCTTTTTCTCGGCCCCTCAAAGCAGCATTGGCCTCACTCGTTGCAAGGAGGACATGGAGAGGCTCCCCTTCTCTCGAAGGGTTAGGATTgcagtgtgtttttttgtgtctGCCTTTCAGATGGTGTGATCCTGGGAAGCGGGGCAGGCAGAGCCAGGGGGTTAAAAGGAGAGGAGTCGCTGAGTTAAAGGTGTTGGAGGCATCCTTTAAATTGGAGTCAGTAGGGAGAAGTTCCATGTCCCTTCCCGACTGGTGGATTTTAACTGTGCtcatgggggaaagggagggtcCTTAAACGCCCCTCACGGTAGCAATCCCAGAGCTTTGCAGCCAGGTCCGAGCCGGTGAAGAGCGTGGCTGTGGGGCTTTCAGATGCGGCTGCACACTGGAACCCCAGGGACCTTTATAACGTGTGGCTGGCTGGGTCCCACCCCCAGCGATCCTGATTTAATTATCACGTGGCCGTGGCCTGGGCATTAGgagtttttaaagctccccaggtgatttcaGTGCGCAGCCGAATGAGGACCTCTGGTTCGTATGATGCCTCTTTGGAGACGCGCTCCCTGGCTCCCTGAGACTGGGGTAGGATACTCCCCTGTGGAGCCTAATCATCCGTGCTAGGTCATCTGCTGTCTGTCCCTGCCTGGCTGTAAACCCCCTGAAAGCAGAGACAGCGCCAGGCTCATTCATTGCTGCATCCCCATAGCTGAAGACAAGGACCGCCAGgtacatagtaggtcctcaataaCGATTGTGGATAAAAAGGAGTCCTTTTGGGGCTTTCCTATAAATAACTGATGAGTACCTTTTAATTGTATGGACTGAAACCCTTTTCCCTcctttgtttaaaatgttaatgaaatgcaccatttttaaaacttactattaAGCATAGTTGTTATACAAtcttatattagttatattagtttctgtacaatataatgattcgacatttttataccttacaatgttgATCActccactaattctagtaatcatttGTCACTGTGCAAACTTAccacaatattgttgactatattcccctcccccttttcacccatccaCCTAACCCATCCCTTCTGGTAATCATctctttggtctctgtttctattaatctatttttgttttatttgttcgttttgtttttagattctacatataagtaaaaccatatggtatttgtatttctctgtctggattatttcacttagcctaatagcctctagatccatccatgttgtcacagattgcaagattttattcttttttattgctgcataatatttctgtgtgtgtgtgtgtgtgtgtgtgtgtgtgtgtgtaccacatctttatccacttatctattgatggatacctaggttgcttccatatcttggctattgtaaataatgctgcaatgaacatatgggtgtTCATTGAATTAGTGTTCTCGTTTTCTTTGGGGAAGTGCTcataagtggaattgctgggttgtatggtataTCTGTTTTCACCCTTGTATATATCTCTCAAAATAATACCCAGTTTTTAATATTTCCCAAAGCAATATCCTGtctgttctttccttctttctccaaaaaaaaaacacacacacccttgctctgtgtgtgcatacatgtgtgtgtgcacatgcactcatagatacatattttaaaactgccTTAAGAACTAGAATTCAGTTAGCTATAGTGGAACCTTAGCTTATTGGACatcaaaatatttcttgaacTGAATTTGTTAAGGGGGGGGCCAGGAGCTGCTTTATGAATATGATTGAGATTCTTTTATACATGTAAATAGGGCCATGAGGTGGTCCGTTAAagagcataatttttttttttttaaggaaggaggATATCTTTTTCTTGAGTTCCTTTATTGTTAAATGAATATCACCAATTATTTGTGGGCTGTTGACTGTGGCAAGGACTCTTTTGTGACTTCCCTGTTTCTGAACGTATTTGTGGTTTTTCTTCTCTGTACCATAGATATGATATGAGACATTCTGCATAAAACAGCGAGTTAAACTTGACGTCATTGACCACCCAGATGAGGGCAGCACACAAAACTGCCCGATCCTTTGGGTACAGCTGAGAGCCACACCCCGAGATGCTTTTCTCTTGCCCAATTTGCAACTTCCTAATATCCTTATCCTTCTTCAAAACACGTGTCTTTTGCAGCCTTCAGACCCTACCATTCTCTGAGAAGACGGTTAATTAGTGCCCATGTAAGTGATAGAAGCAGCTTAGCTATTCCTCCCACCGTCTCCACCGGGTCGGCCACACTTTGGGCTCAAGGCCATGGTAAGGCTAGATGAATAAGAAGATTCACCCCATCCTACCCCTACCCTCACTGCCATGATCATGCCCTTTGGACtatttgagggggaaaaaggatACATCTACAAAAGCCTACCATTTGCTAGGAAGACATTAGCTTTGTAAGAATGGCGTTAGATTGCTGGCTTCCAATTCCTATTGGGAGCCTTGCCAATACGTGTGTCTTGTGTGCATGTGTTCAGATAAAGTAGTCACGAAGTTACTTCCTGTCACCCCACCTTGTTTTGACTCTCTGCTTAGTGCTTGTTTTCTGTCTGCTCACTCCTTGTTTGCTACTTGTTCCTTTCTTGTCTCTCTCCTT of Eptesicus fuscus isolate TK198812 chromosome 3, DD_ASM_mEF_20220401, whole genome shotgun sequence contains these proteins:
- the SCHIP1 gene encoding schwannomin-interacting protein 1 isoform X3, with amino-acid sequence MNLDSDGMDDIISQESPLDMEGNYKKAQKNERESIRQKLALGSFFDDGPGIYTSCSKSGKPSLSSRLQSGMNLQICFVNDSGSDKDSDADDSKTETSLDTPLSPMSKQSSSYSDRDTTEEESESLDDMDFLTRQKKLQAEAKMALAMAKPMAKMQVEVEKQNRKKSPVADLLPHMPHISECLMKRSLKPADLRDMTIGQLQVIVNDLHSQIESLNEELVQLLLIRDELHTEQDAMLVDIEDLTRHAESQQKHLAEKMPAK
- the SCHIP1 gene encoding schwannomin-interacting protein 1 isoform X4, whose product is MVHQENCSYQAQKNERESIRQKLALGSFFDDGPGIYTSCSKSGKPSLSSRLQSGMNLQICFVNDSGSDKDSDADDSKTETSLDTPLSPMSKQSSSYSDRDTTEEESESLDDMDFLTRQKKLQAEAKMALAMAKPMAKMQVEVEKQNRKKSPVADLLPHMPHISECLMKRSLKPADLRDMTIGQLQVIVNDLHSQIESLNEELVQLLLIRDELHTEQDAMLVDIEDLTRHAESQQKHLAEKMPAK